In the Acetobacterium sp. KB-1 genome, GTTTCTTCCGGAAAGAGATGCTGATGCAGTTTTGATTCGTCAATGGCCTGAAGCTCCTGCTCATTAATCGGGTGGGCATCGCAGGCCTTTACCACCCTGGCTACTGTGTTTCGGGATACTTTTAACGTATCCGCAATTCTCCGCTGGCTGAATCCGTCAAGGCGGAGCTGTAAAATTTGTTTTTCTTTGGACATTAACATGTCCTCCTTTCGTAAGTATCACGGTTATCCCGTAGCTTCATTTTAATACTTACGTTAGTGGCTCTCTATAGCGGATTTGAAATTTTTAACAGGTGGCTCCCTGCGTCGGATTAGGTGGCTCTGCGCAGGAGACTGTGTGGCTCTAAATCGTCGGAATACTCAAAACGTTTGTATTGAAAGCACCCTTTTATAGTACTATTATCGTAAGCAGGTGTTTTTAGATGTTTCAATTCAGTTATTAAAAAACACTTGAATAAATGCTCATATAACTATTGACATATGAGAAAAATAATAATATAATAAATACACAACATATGAATGCTTGTTCAAGTATTCATACGAAATGTTTAAAAAAGAGGTGATAATATGACCGAAAAATTTAATTTAATTGAAAGATGTGACTGCAATGTAATTCATGAGGATATTATAAATCAAGTTAGAGATAAAATGCCTCAAGAAGAAAGCCTTTACGATCTAGCAGAATTATTTAAAGTATTTGGAGATTCAACACGAATCAGGATACTATGGGCTTTACATGAAGCTGAAATGTGTGTTTGTGATATCGCTGTATTACTTAACATGACACAATCAGCAATTTCCCATCAGCTGAGAGTCTTAAAACAAGCTAATTTAGTGAAAAACAGAAAAGAAGGCAAAGTAGTATATTATTCATTAGTTGATGATCATGTAAGAGAAATATTTGACCAAGGTCTAATTCATATCAACGAGAAGTAGTAATGCGGTAGAATAGAATATTTTTTGAAGATATTTGGGCAGATATTTAAGTCTTCATATCAAATGAGCAATGCTTCAAGAAAATTTGAAAAAGACTTGTAGTATTCAAAATAAAATTACAAATAATATTTAGGAGGATTTAATAATGAAAAAGAAATTTATACTTGAAGGTTTAGATTGTGCAAATTGCGCGGCAAAAATGGAAAAGGCTATTAATGAGCTTGATGGAGTGAAAGAAGCTACTGTTAACTTTATGACCACAAAACTTGTTATTGATGGTGAGGATGAAAAAATGCCTACAATAATAGCAGAGGCTGAAAAAATAGTTAAAAAAATTGAACCTGATACTATTATGAAAAGGGTATAAGGGGGTATGCAAAAATGAAGAAACGATTGTGGCGAATAATAATTGGTGCAGCCGTGTTAGTTGCAGCAGCAATTATTAATTTTAATAATGAATGGTTACAGATTGCTCTCTTTATAATAAGTTACATTATTGTAGGTGGAGATGTTGTAAAAAGAGCTGTAAAAAATATTTTTAAAGGTCAAGTTTTCGATGAAAACTTTTTAATGAGTATTGCAACAATTGGTGCATTTTTTATTGGTGAGTATCCTGAAGGTGTTGCAGTTATGCTGTTTTATCAAGTTGGAGAACTGTTTCAAAGCTATGCAGTTGGCAAGTCGAGAAAGTCAATTGCAAGCCTTATGGATATTCGACCAGATTATGCAAATGTTAAAAAAGGCGATGAACTTGTCAAAGTTGACCCAGATGAAGTACAAATTGGAGATATTATTGTAATTAAAGCAGGAGAAAAAATTCCTCTTGATGGCAAGGTAATTGAGGGAAGTTCAATGATTGATACATCGGCACTAACAGGCGAATCTATTCCTCGTGAAGTAGAAGTTGGAAGTGATATCCTAAGTGGGTGCATCAACATTAATGGAGTTATTACAGCAGAGGTTACCAAGGAATTTGGAGAATCTACTGTAAGTAAAATTCTTGATTTAGTTGAAAATGCAAGTAGTAAAAAATCCAATTCAGAACAATTTATTACGAAGTTTGCGAGATATTATACACCGGTTGTGGTTATAATCGCAGTTTTTCTAGCTATTATACCGCCTCTTGTTATAGACGGGGCGACTTTTAGTGATTGGATATATAGAGCACTAGCATTCCTTGTGGTATCCTGTCCGTGTGCTTTAGTTATTTCAATTCCTTTGAGTTTCTTCGGTGGAATAGGTGGAGCCTCAAAAAAAGGTATTTTAGTCAAGGGTAGTAACTATTTAGAGGCATTAGCAGAAACTGAAATTGTTGTTTTTGATAAAACTGGAACACTAACGAAAGGTGTATTTAATGTACAGGAAATTCATCCAGAAGGAGTTTCCAAAGAAGAGCTACTAGAATTAACTGCATATGTGGAAAGCTATTCCAATCATCCGATTTCACTTTCACTGAAACGTGCATATGGCAAAGAAATAGACAATGGACGTATTTCAGATGTAGAAGAGATATCAGGTCATGGTGTTATTGCAACAGTAGATGGCAAAAAGGTTATGGCAGGAAATATCAAACTTATGAAAATGATGGATATCCCTTATTTCAAGGGAGAGCTGATCGGTACTGCTGTACATGTTGCTGTTAATAACAAATATATAGGTTACATTGTAATTGCCGATGAGGTAAAGCCAGATTCAGCACAAGCAATCAAGGAACTTAAGGCAGCTAATATTAAACAAATAGTTATGTTGACAGGTGATAATAAAAGTGTTGGTTCAAAGGTTGCTAAAGAGCTTGGTGTTGATAAGGTTTATGCAGAACTGTTGCCAGCAGACAAAGTTGAAAAACTAGAAGAATTATTTTCGCAAAAATCTACAAAAGGTAAACTTGCTTTTGTTGGTGACGGAATCAATGATGCGCCTGTATTAGCTCGTGCAGACATTGGAATAGCAATGGGTGGTTTAGGTTCTGATGCGGCCATTGAAGCTGCTGATATTGTAATTATGACTGATGAGCCATCGAAAATTGCTACTGCAATGAAGATTTCTAAAAAGACACTAAAAATTGCACATCAAAACATAGTATTTGCAAT is a window encoding:
- a CDS encoding cation transporter, whose protein sequence is MKKKFILEGLDCANCAAKMEKAINELDGVKEATVNFMTTKLVIDGEDEKMPTIIAEAEKIVKKIEPDTIMKRV
- a CDS encoding heavy metal translocating P-type ATPase; the protein is MKKRLWRIIIGAAVLVAAAIINFNNEWLQIALFIISYIIVGGDVVKRAVKNIFKGQVFDENFLMSIATIGAFFIGEYPEGVAVMLFYQVGELFQSYAVGKSRKSIASLMDIRPDYANVKKGDELVKVDPDEVQIGDIIVIKAGEKIPLDGKVIEGSSMIDTSALTGESIPREVEVGSDILSGCININGVITAEVTKEFGESTVSKILDLVENASSKKSNSEQFITKFARYYTPVVVIIAVFLAIIPPLVIDGATFSDWIYRALAFLVVSCPCALVISIPLSFFGGIGGASKKGILVKGSNYLEALAETEIVVFDKTGTLTKGVFNVQEIHPEGVSKEELLELTAYVESYSNHPISLSLKRAYGKEIDNGRISDVEEISGHGVIATVDGKKVMAGNIKLMKMMDIPYFKGELIGTAVHVAVNNKYIGYIVIADEVKPDSAQAIKELKAANIKQIVMLTGDNKSVGSKVAKELGVDKVYAELLPADKVEKLEELFSQKSTKGKLAFVGDGINDAPVLARADIGIAMGGLGSDAAIEAADIVIMTDEPSKIATAMKISKKTLKIAHQNIVFAIGIKIIVLILSAFGITTMWAAIFADVGVTIIAVLNAFRALNVKNL
- a CDS encoding metalloregulator ArsR/SmtB family transcription factor, with product MTEKFNLIERCDCNVIHEDIINQVRDKMPQEESLYDLAELFKVFGDSTRIRILWALHEAEMCVCDIAVLLNMTQSAISHQLRVLKQANLVKNRKEGKVVYYSLVDDHVREIFDQGLIHINEK